The sequence below is a genomic window from Deltaproteobacteria bacterium.
CACCTGCGACTCGTTGCAGCGCATGCGCGGCGATACGCACCTGGCCCAGGCGGTGCGTCAGCTCCTGCACGGGGAGATTGGTATCGCGCAACCGCTGCCCTTGGATGTTCATCATGCGAAAGACGATCTCGAGATCGTCCTGTACCATCATCGCGAAGACGTCGCGCGCGATCGGCAGCAATGTCGAATCCTCGGCCGCCATCGCCGTCGCGCTGCGCGGGGCGTCGCCAAGCAGCGATAACTCGCCAAAGAACTCCCCGGGCCCGAGCACGCGTAGTTCCTTTTCATGTCCCTGCGAACCGAGGACGAGACGCACGCGCCCGGCCGAGATCACGAACATCTCCTGCCCGGTATCGCCTTGGCGGAAGATCACGTCGCCCTTCTTGAGCCGCAACTCTTGGTTCTGTGCTGTGGTCGTCATGGGTGCTCCTGCATACTGTCTATTGAACCTAGTGTGACATGAACGGATTCACCGCAGAGCGCGCCGAGACCGCCGAGCCATAGAGCGCGAGACAACGAAGGAGCCAAATGAAGGGCCATTGCCGATGAGGTTTCCGAAGTGGCTCGAATACGCTCGTAGCGTCTCTCTCTGCGATCTCTGCGGTCTCGGCGGTGAGGTTTCTGTCATTTCAAGGTTAAGCGAGCTGCTTGCGGAAGCGCGTCAGGCTCAACAGCGTGAAGCCGATCACGAACGCGCCGAGCACCGCGAAGTCGCGCCATTGATCGACCATCGTCGTGCCCTTGAGCGTGAGCCCGCGAATCGCCTCGACGA
It includes:
- a CDS encoding cyclic nucleotide-binding domain-containing protein, encoding MTTTAQNQELRLKKGDVIFRQGDTGQEMFVISAGRVRLVLGSQGHEKELRVLGPGEFFGELSLLGDAPRSATAMAAEDSTLLPIARDVFAMMVQDDLEIVFRMMNIQGQRLRDTNLPVQELTHRLGQVRIAAHALQRVAGAALPATVEVAGLAAELGLSTSVVEGTAAELAAQGAGAVQNGRWVFQSREPVDKLIAAICGYADGNR